One window of the Trifolium pratense cultivar HEN17-A07 linkage group LG2, ARS_RC_1.1, whole genome shotgun sequence genome contains the following:
- the LOC123908927 gene encoding L-lactate dehydrogenase B-like gives MHKSTSGSSLGPDGLDLTQSFFKSILNASPPSPTNRHNKISVIGAGNVGMAIAQTILTQDLVDELVLVDAIPDKLRGEMLDLQHAAAFLPRTKIQASTDYSVTTGSDLCIVTAGARQLNGESRLNLLQRNVALFKKIIPPLVRYSPHCVLLIVSNPVDVLTYIAWKLSGFPSNRVIGSGTNLDSSRFRFLIADHLDVNAQDVQAYIVGEHGDSSVALWSSISVGGVPVLSFLEKQQIAYEKEMLENIHKEVINGAYEVISLKGYTSWAIGYSVANLARTIMRNQRKIHPVSVLAKGFYGIDGGEVFISLPAQLGRGGVLGVTNIHMTEEEMKRLKDSATTILEVQNQLGI, from the exons atgCACAAAAGCACATCAGGTTCGTCGTTGGGACCAGATGGATTGGACTTAACTCAATCCTTTTTTAAGTCCATTTTAAATGCTTCCCCGCCTTCTCCAACAAATCGCCACAACAAGATCTCAGTTATCGGTGCGGGCAACGTGGGAATGGCTATAGCCCAGACCATTCTCACACAAGATCTCGTTGACGAGCTTGTCCTTGTCGATGCTATTCCTGATAAATTACGAGGCGAGATGTTAGATCTACAACATGCAGCGGCTTTTCTCCCCCGCACTAAGATTCAGGCCTCCACCGACTATTCAGTGACGACGGGGTCTGACCTCTGCATCGTCACTGCTGGAGCTCGCCAGCTTAATGGCGAGTCCAGATTGAATTTGCTACAAAGGAATGTTGCTttgtttaagaaaattatacCGCCTTTGGTTCGTTACTCTCCTCACTGTGTTCTTCTAATTGTTTCCAATCCTGTTGATGTCCTCACTTACATTGCTTGGAAACTCTCTGGATTTCCTTCCAACCGTGTCATTGGTTCGGGCACCAACTTGGATTCCTCTCGCTTTCGTTTCCTCATTGCTGATCATCTTGATGTCAATGCTCAAGATGTGCag GCATACATAGTGGGGGAACATGGTGACAGTTCAGTGGCACTATGGTCAAGCATTAGTGTTGGTGGTGTTCCAGTGTTAAGCTTTTTGGAGAAACAACAAATAGCTTATGAGAAAGAAATGCTAGAAAACATACACAAGGAAGTTATAAATGGTGCATATGAAGTTATCAGTTTAAAAGGGTACACTTCATGGGCAATAGGGTACTCTGTGGCAAACTTAGCAAGAACAATTATGAGGAACCAAAGGAAAATTCACCCTGTTTCTGTTCTTGCAAAAGGATTTTATGGCATTGATGGTGGAGAAGTGTTTATTAGTTTGCCTGCACAGCTTGGTAGAGGAGGTGTATTGGGTGTGACTAATATTCATATGACTGAAGAGGAGATGAAGAGGCTTAAGGACTCTGCCACTACTATTCTTGAAGTGCAGAATCAATTGGGTATTTGA